atatctaggtggaggacccacgtgccatcctcacatttatactagtattttaaaacaacaaaacaatacagtgttattgcataggaagcgtcgtttgaggcccctttcacacgctcaggaatctacattttggttgtttttatacgaaaactatatctcgggaggggaactccgaaccccctcccccaccatttttataggagacattccctccttttatctctctcttttgtgcgtaatgtaaaaatgagcacatcCCCTgaggtagaaaaaaaaactaccaaaatgcGTTCCGTTCCATGATCCTTAACAAATCATAcgtacccttgcaacgcattttgtcgctaccaaaactcgggcgatattgcatggtgctgtggttcgttaagagagtgccaatggcccagcacctctgtcttcaattCTCTAGGTTTCTtacggggttacctcacccttagttccgagttaaaaccctatcctgggaacacaggtgctatttgtcccatagctggggtctgttcataggcatcagggcatatccacacaccggtgggcctggcatgccacatgtctgtggacagacctcctccgagtcccctgcagttttgcctgaggccgcaaggtgctcagttaccgtgtgacGCCAACTTGGAGgtactgcaaaagggcttgtctgcagagaggctatgcaCTGGCAgagaagacttacgcactcggctcctttttcaccagaaggctaaccagcggtggaggctgaaagcggaaggtgacaagcacacaacacacagcacaccacacttgacgcatcagcagaccaatgccacacCATTTTGGTAGTGtataccaaaatgcgttgctaccattttgaggtgtaacagtGCTGCTTGATTTTAATTCTGTATTGGTCTAGAGGAAATGAATATGTCTGACCAAATTATGgggtaggcatttttttttcgCCAGTCCGTATAGTtcaattgatatattttcatctGTTTCAGTTGTCTGGTCTTATATATTCAAAACATATGACAACAGAGGGTAATGCAGCAGACAGTTATAAGATAGAACAAGCGATTAACATCGACTATCCGAACACCAGCTACGACCGAGGCCATCTTAACCCAAACTTTTACCAGGGTAATGAAGGCCGTACTGCTACTTTCACACTCACGAACGCTGTTCCACAGGATCCTTGCTTTAATCAACAAATATGGAAAGACATGGAAAAAAGGTCCAAAGTCATTATGGAAACGAGGTGCAATTTTTATGGCGCTAGAAGGTTAGTGTGTAGTTTAAAATTTAGCCAACGGCCTTCACGGCTCTGATGTCTTTTAAAGGCACTaactttcagattttgtttaaaaatgatagttctttaaaactaaagtttggtcatattatgaacattagaaatgagtttttgtttctaaactgtcttaaaaatgccaaatcaagaaaagaaaaaagatgcCCTCGTcgagaatcgaacccgggccgccgcggcaataaaaacttttacGCTCTCTTACCAATACCACCCGAGTTTAAAATAGAAGCTACACATAGAATAAAACCCGGTCAAAAAAAGACGCGAAATGTATCGTTGTTGATTCGCAAGCGTTGAATGAAGTTGAACACAGCCAGTGCCTTTATCGTGAACATTTTATTCAACAGATATTTACTGATATAATTTTGCGGTGAAAGAAGTCATTTGGATCTATATAACAACAGAATATGCAGAGTTCCCCTCAAGTATGATTTATGCCAAAACATTCCGCTTATAAAGTGAATTGTTTAAGGTATTTTTCTCTTACAGGTACTTTGTAACTGGTGCTGTTccgtctaaaaataaaattccctcCGTATTACATGATAATGAAGGAGATCAAACGAGGGAATATAACAGAGTCAGTGTGCCGTCGGGAATGTGGACTGCTGCCTGTTGTGACTCTTCAAATGCAGTTTATGCCGACGATCGGGATAAAGGTTTCTCTTTTGGCTATTACGGTGACAATGTTCCGGACTCTTACGTCTTTCCATACACAATTGACCTATTAGAAGAAACACTTGCCACTAAATATATGGTAAACACGTTTGAGATTTTCGCTGACTCATGTTACTCTTCGTCAAAAACCACTGAAGTAGTTTTAAGTGAGTTGTCTATCCCGGTAGAACGTAAAATTGCAGAAACACTTGCTAATATGGGAGATTCTAGTGAGTCGTCACTACGGCCTGCTAAAAGAACATTTATAGGATAcgtaaattcaaatttacatgATAATGAGGCATTCGCTAAAAATAACTGGAGACTCGCCGATGTAGATTTCGGATTAAAAGAAAAACGGAGCGATATTCAGAATACGCGCGATTTGTTGGCGCTTTTTGAAATGACGACTCTGTTAACATGCGCAAGTAATAACAATGTTGGAAAGCGTGAAGTTTACGACCTCGCTAACGAAAAAGGTGACGACTATGTTGTTGTTCCGACTTTAGAGTCGACGCTCAGTGCTACTGGTTCCCGATGTAGACAAGATCACCCTTGCGGTTATCACAAGAAATCTTACCAATGGTGCTATATCGACTGGAGTAGCAACTGGGATTACTGTTGTATTGATGCATGCGGCTTTGAACAAAGCACGAGCTACGCATGGTGCTATACAAGTTATTCTAAACACTGGGCGTATTGTTCACAAAGAAGTTCCATGATATCTGTTTCCGGTAAACAATGTAGAGCTGACCATGAATGCGGGTTACACGGCAAGTGGTACCACTGGTGTTACACAGACACGAATAACAACTGGGACTATTGTTGTCAACCTTGGCATGAATGTGACAATCATGAAAAGAGCTATAAATGGTGCTATTATAGCTACATGAAGGAAAGCTACTGGAAATATTGCTATTACTGAGGAAAATTTCTTGAACTATTACCACTATTGAGGAAACATAATCGAAACATTACTACAATTTAGGAAACAATAAGGAAACTGTAATGCGGAAGTTTCATCAACGAATCAGTTTTATAGTAAAATGAGGGAAATATCTTTGCAATAAATACACAACTTTACTAGTTAATGACCGTGTCTGAGCCCATAAACTTTAAGTCTAAAAATTTAAATGCAGGGAAACATGTAATCAATAACgcacatttatgtttatatgcCAGGCAAATAACTATTCATGGTAACCAGTAGTTTACTTAATATCTACAAATAAGTACTGATTTTCCTGGAATTTTCACCCCTTGTCCGCCATTTTATCTTTGGTCAGGGAGGCTGCCGTATTCGCGTAACCCAGCAACCCTCAACCAATCAAACGAGCAATAGTGAGCCAAATCGTTCTAAGTATATTTTGCCCGTGGACCCCGAACTTAAGCTCCTTTAGTCCTAAATATTTGAATTACTTTTGGACATCCCCTTGACCATAGCAGCCGCTTTTTTGTCAGGTACAATTTCCTTGTATGATTAACGGTCTGTCactgtatatattaatattaccATTCCAATTCTAATGAAAGTCCTTAAGCGCGTGTAGTAGGATTAGATCAAGGTTACTGAGTGCTTATAAAGGAGTGATTCGTTCGCACATTAAAGGTATATTAATACGATATAGGCCTGCGAGGCGATAAaggtattttatacataaaaggtACAAACTGAGGCAGCGCTCATCATCCATCCCGGCCCTGTCCCCTTCCGAGGTTATTTCTGAATATTGCGAGGCTCGTGACTTATGTGTTCTGTAAGATTGCTTGATCATCAATTAATGTTAGAAAAGTAGCGCGCCCATAGATGTATACAGTGACAGACCTGCTCCCGCAGCCTACCCTGTAAAAATCACCGCATATTTCCATATAATCATCAGGATTGCACTTATGAATGTTTATATGTTGTGAAATGAATGATGAAATGAATGTagaattaaataaatgaaatcaaataatacattttgtgatTGAAAACTGTACTTGTGTTGTGATTTAAACTTCGGTAAAATAGTGAATCGGGTTTATGGCCTCAAGTCCAAGAAGTCCGTCGTTCTGTTTTTTCCTCAAACAGAACCGCGTTAGATTTAGGTGGTCAGCAATTCTTAACTAATATTTAACTCCCGCATAACCTCTTGCCACAAGAGGGTCGTCACACTATCACACTctccatagctttcgcagaagcggtggttccaacacCGCGGCGGatgaggattcgtcgcagaagcggtggataaatatggccggctgactacatttACGCTGTCATCGGTAAGTTGTCTTATAAGCTTTTCCATattttttcacgtttgactgaaaacaaccaatGAGACAGATGCCCACATACATACTCTTCCAGCCGCAAACATTTGTTTAGTACAATTCCTCATCATttatgtaaacacttctgtacagtttgacgagggactgccgtttttgtagaatttccattaaaatggtaaaatcttgttcAAAGCGACctctgagcacgtttgcatcaaatcgtaaGTATGGCGCTGTTAAACAACAACTATTTCTT
The genomic region above belongs to Mercenaria mercenaria strain notata chromosome 12, MADL_Memer_1, whole genome shotgun sequence and contains:
- the LOC123533684 gene encoding endonuclease domain-containing 1 protein-like; this encodes MHVDILLALTLCVRIAEGEVVNSFNKCRSFFYKRSPPSGFEYDGLSEICQMYQIENRYHFATLYSSEDRVPIYSAYTLDTFYCPPNQPSRRSKWFIEPQLSGLIYSKHMTTEGNAADSYKIEQAINIDYPNTSYDRGHLNPNFYQGNEGRTATFTLTNAVPQDPCFNQQIWKDMEKRSKVIMETRCNFYGARRYFVTGAVPSKNKIPSVLHDNEGDQTREYNRVSVPSGMWTAACCDSSNAVYADDRDKGFSFGYYGDNVPDSYVFPYTIDLLEETLATKYMVNTFEIFADSCYSSSKTTEVVLSELSIPVERKIAETLANMGDSSESSLRPAKRTFIGYVNSNLHDNEAFAKNNWRLADVDFGLKEKRSDIQNTRDLLALFEMTTLLTCASNNNVGKREVYDLANEKGDDYVVVPTLESTLSATGSRCRQDHPCGYHKKSYQWCYIDWSSNWDYCCIDACGFEQSTSYAWCYTSYSKHWAYCSQRSSMISVSGKQCRADHECGLHGKWYHWCYTDTNNNWDYCCQPWHECDNHEKSYKWCYYSYMKESYWKYCYY